Proteins found in one Nitratiruptor sp. SB155-2 genomic segment:
- a CDS encoding LamG-like jellyroll fold domain-containing protein: MKKFLILLLLLASSLFADIILQGSLHPGDEYNETFQYKEPLTTRNILRRWRWIIDHTYDYYLNNPSYFYLSQDTLIKGFELINAIGLTTNTNLRLYIDGNLVATGSDGNDTISIDPPLVLSKGFHTIAVTGSCYNGGSETDCSNLGIDDIDDFTFDAIKLYSDVNTTAVVYLDRLHTGDTNDSGDWYDIDNDSLAYYPDKDKNQSYTFDINITDNLVGFEIFIPNMRDVHEDNISTLKVYDRNDNLIKSFYINHDNDTSKFNFDVIYDQNVSGIGKVEVKSNKFSNGNGLDDLSFDGIVVVPYYSFQELYNVKIDYYFDECSWDNDPNTYEIKNYSSLGNEYNATAQNGANTESNTTASGGICRVANFNGKYASLKNSFLLPSSYTATFWLRFPLEGSANQFEIDLDPRRRRIHYYKVYVIGSVEETGDIGLFFKDSSGDYRFGVYDNDGNIYSVDIPELSDGWHFFAMKVEDGQTTLYIDRDSQPYPVNTATFGSLTIVGSSTDYTERETIGTYMDEFKIFGRVLSQSQIQTIYNNESSGKNYDGSPRVCPVCGGPVIRSGLFNAVDMVTGSCSAEAHWDDNITTKIVNDDFNLTVLAKAEDGSSGFEANITKVSLYLFDSISNGTCIGSYTEVPVCTDCGITQNGCLLVGSMQVDRAKKCVLVHIEGKYINSTSNDVNESNSTDNFAVRPDHFSITASASMIAGKDTAILVDALDASNQKVIDYNETLHVRGASVDIEYNETKTGCKTGSLEIVSGDQFQNGEANMTVRYSEVGEINVTVQEVDGTEFASIDSDDTPLFQRLITPVSMTLSFNPDHFDINGSLHNFQDHTFTYLSKDLNMSAYLPLVITARNALGDTTTNYNVDCYAKDIDINVSHTSVSSNNLNSLLYLYEDANEQNSSVTWIDKNGVIAIQNYPASNFTTDQNGSADITIYCNFDRNSLKPVDPFELNITSTSVVDTDGVEGSSSDINGSAYFYYARFRTEDLATSDSEDNTTAQVLVYDSSDTRFDTNQTLMHWYVNALHSQSDGDIQEGNVSSSTTLQTGDIDDTFSLVWSQENGIFTITINNTSKTKQTRYIHLDIPSWLWFSYGGASYSYDIGSDCTQHPCIKYNYIPPTQTKGVKSGSVSGVDFDQNVTSSKRGVKVYR, from the coding sequence ATGAAAAAATTTTTAATTCTTCTTTTGCTTTTGGCATCGTCTCTTTTTGCTGATATCATATTGCAGGGCTCTTTGCATCCTGGAGATGAATATAATGAAACTTTTCAATATAAAGAACCTTTAACAACAAGAAATATTTTACGGCGTTGGAGATGGATTATTGATCACACATATGATTATTACCTTAATAATCCTTCCTATTTTTATCTCTCACAAGATACTTTAATTAAGGGCTTCGAGCTTATAAATGCTATAGGATTAACTACTAATACTAATTTACGCCTCTATATCGATGGTAATCTTGTAGCGACGGGAAGCGATGGAAATGATACTATATCAATCGATCCGCCTTTAGTTTTATCCAAAGGATTTCATACTATTGCTGTTACGGGAAGTTGTTACAATGGAGGTTCAGAAACAGACTGTTCAAATTTAGGAATTGATGATATAGATGATTTTACTTTTGATGCGATAAAACTTTATAGCGATGTCAACACTACTGCTGTGGTTTATCTTGATCGATTGCATACTGGGGATACAAATGATAGTGGTGATTGGTATGATATAGATAATGATTCACTTGCATATTATCCAGATAAAGATAAGAATCAATCTTATACTTTTGATATCAATATTACAGATAATCTCGTAGGCTTTGAAATTTTTATACCAAATATGAGAGATGTGCATGAAGATAATATTAGTACTTTAAAGGTTTATGATAGAAATGATAATTTAATTAAAAGTTTTTATATCAACCATGACAATGATACAAGTAAATTTAATTTTGATGTTATATACGATCAAAATGTATCTGGTATAGGCAAAGTTGAGGTAAAATCTAATAAATTTTCTAATGGAAATGGCCTTGACGATCTTTCTTTTGATGGAATTGTGGTAGTTCCATATTACTCTTTTCAAGAATTATACAATGTAAAAATAGATTATTATTTTGATGAGTGTAGTTGGGACAATGATCCAAATACATATGAAATAAAAAATTACAGCTCTTTAGGAAATGAGTATAATGCCACTGCCCAAAATGGTGCTAATACAGAATCAAATACAACAGCAAGTGGGGGTATATGTCGAGTTGCCAATTTTAATGGGAAATATGCATCCTTGAAAAACTCTTTTTTGCTTCCAAGTTCATATACAGCAACATTTTGGTTGAGGTTTCCATTAGAAGGTTCAGCCAATCAATTTGAAATTGATCTAGATCCAAGAAGAAGACGAATACATTATTATAAAGTTTATGTTATAGGAAGTGTAGAAGAAACAGGAGATATAGGACTATTTTTTAAAGATAGTAGTGGAGATTATAGATTTGGTGTATATGATAATGATGGTAATATTTATAGTGTAGATATTCCAGAACTAAGTGATGGGTGGCATTTTTTTGCAATGAAAGTTGAAGATGGACAAACAACATTATACATCGATAGAGACTCTCAGCCATATCCTGTAAACACAGCAACATTTGGTTCTTTAACAATTGTTGGAAGTTCAACAGATTATACTGAAAGAGAAACTATCGGAACTTATATGGATGAATTCAAAATCTTCGGAAGAGTTCTTTCACAAAGTCAAATTCAAACTATTTATAACAATGAAAGCAGTGGCAAAAACTACGATGGTTCTCCGAGGGTCTGTCCTGTATGTGGAGGTCCTGTCATTCGATCCGGTCTATTCAATGCAGTCGATATGGTTACGGGAAGCTGCAGTGCCGAGGCTCACTGGGATGACAATATCACCACAAAAATTGTCAACGATGATTTCAACCTCACAGTCTTAGCGAAAGCAGAGGATGGATCTAGCGGCTTTGAAGCAAATATTACGAAAGTTTCGCTCTATCTATTTGACAGTATCAGCAATGGTACATGCATCGGCTCTTATACTGAAGTTCCTGTATGTACCGATTGCGGTATTACGCAAAACGGTTGTCTCTTGGTAGGGTCCATGCAGGTAGATCGAGCAAAAAAATGTGTTTTGGTTCATATCGAGGGAAAATACATCAACTCCACATCAAACGATGTGAACGAGTCCAATTCCACTGACAATTTTGCTGTCCGTCCGGACCATTTTTCCATCACTGCTTCAGCTTCAATGATAGCTGGAAAAGATACTGCGATTCTTGTCGATGCTTTGGATGCAAGCAACCAAAAAGTGATCGACTACAACGAGACGCTCCATGTACGAGGAGCAAGCGTAGATATCGAATATAACGAGACGAAGACGGGGTGTAAAACGGGCAGTTTGGAGATAGTATCGGGTGATCAGTTCCAAAACGGCGAAGCGAATATGACAGTACGATACAGTGAAGTAGGTGAAATCAATGTAACTGTGCAAGAGGTGGATGGCACTGAATTTGCAAGTATCGATAGCGATGATACGCCATTGTTTCAAAGGCTCATCACTCCTGTATCAATGACACTTTCTTTCAATCCTGATCACTTTGATATCAACGGATCGCTGCACAATTTTCAAGACCACACATTTACCTATCTTTCCAAAGATCTCAATATGAGTGCCTATCTGCCTTTGGTGATTACCGCCAGAAATGCTCTTGGAGATACTACAACAAACTACAATGTCGACTGCTATGCAAAAGATATCGATATCAATGTATCTCATACCTCCGTATCTTCAAACAACCTCAATTCACTGCTCTATCTGTACGAAGATGCCAATGAACAAAACAGTTCTGTCACATGGATCGATAAGAATGGTGTGATTGCCATCCAAAACTATCCGGCTTCCAACTTTACCACCGATCAAAATGGAAGTGCAGATATTACCATCTATTGTAACTTCGATAGAAACAGCTTAAAACCGGTCGATCCCTTTGAACTGAATATCACAAGTACCAGTGTTGTCGATACGGATGGGGTAGAAGGAAGCAGTAGCGACATCAATGGATCGGCCTATTTTTACTATGCACGTTTTCGAACGGAAGATCTTGCGACTTCAGACAGTGAAGACAACACGACTGCCCAGGTTTTGGTCTATGACAGCTCCGATACGAGATTCGATACGAACCAGACACTCATGCACTGGTATGTCAATGCTCTGCACAGCCAGAGTGACGGGGATATACAAGAAGGCAATGTTTCCTCTTCAACTACACTGCAAACAGGTGATATCGACGACACTTTTTCACTCGTCTGGAGCCAGGAGAACGGCATATTTACTATAACTATCAACAATACCTCCAAAACCAAACAGACGCGCTACATTCATCTTGATATCCCCTCATGGCTCTGGTTCAGTTACGGAGGAGCTTCGTATAGCTATGACATCGGTTCAGATTGTACACAGCATCCATGTATCAAGTACAACTACATTCCACCTACGCAGACCAAAGGTGTAAAGAGTGGATCGGTAAGTGGAGTCGATTTTGACCAAAATGTAACCTCTTCCAAAAGAGGCGTGAAGGTTTACCGGTGA
- a CDS encoding prepilin-type N-terminal cleavage/methylation domain-containing protein gives MRKAVTLIELIFVLIIIGVLIGIGFYAFKPKYLDNDANFIYAEILKAKYQGVNYDKRFAVNGIQADIGCIELSESALGSLAQKEHYTFKSRITVNDPSQSILLCFDSYGRPHLNDKNTSFSSILNNKKTLVTLQYNQKEANITIFPKTGYVVIKK, from the coding sequence ATGAGGAAAGCTGTCACACTCATAGAGCTGATTTTTGTATTGATTATAATAGGTGTTTTGATAGGAATAGGTTTTTATGCCTTTAAGCCAAAGTATCTCGATAATGATGCGAATTTTATCTACGCTGAAATTCTCAAGGCCAAATATCAGGGTGTCAATTATGATAAACGATTTGCTGTAAATGGAATCCAAGCAGATATCGGATGCATTGAGTTGAGTGAATCTGCACTTGGATCTTTGGCGCAAAAAGAGCACTATACCTTTAAAAGTAGGATCACGGTCAACGATCCCTCCCAAAGTATTCTTCTTTGCTTTGACAGTTACGGCAGGCCCCACCTAAATGATAAAAATACATCATTTTCTTCAATTTTAAATAATAAAAAAACTTTAGTTACGCTACAATATAACCAAAAAGAAGCCAATATCACGATATTTCCGAAAACGGGATATGTAGTGATAAAAAAGTAG
- a CDS encoding type II secretion system protein: protein MKRSFTLLEIIVVLVIVSLLSVATFKALSKIVQKSFKAKETTKLSLESQIVLDQISNLLADRIPATTIGYDPVSGDYKPLNSIDSDNYKILEWYVRAMDDYMDGHFSGFCDMIPSIDTNNYVVSYGFEPSNMYYASYNLIFAGSFDRATSDISDFQNAFGWHGGGSLVAYDISLSDSNSSAIALSDARLPNFVYEKYFLTIGAHAIARGADIDKSASCLDGLHIDENTLLLFYDYYPWQGQTFCADPNGTGQSGKAAVLMRYVQGFFAAEQDYTVRLKLDVNRTIRGLGSVHFSKQKVVF, encoded by the coding sequence ATGAAAAGATCGTTTACATTGCTCGAGATTATCGTGGTACTGGTAATCGTTTCCCTTCTTTCTGTGGCGACTTTCAAAGCCCTGTCCAAAATCGTTCAAAAAAGTTTCAAAGCAAAAGAGACAACGAAACTCTCTTTGGAGAGTCAGATAGTACTTGATCAAATCAGCAATCTTTTAGCTGACAGGATTCCTGCTACCACGATCGGTTACGACCCTGTAAGCGGAGACTACAAACCGTTAAACAGTATCGATTCAGACAACTATAAAATCCTTGAGTGGTATGTCCGTGCGATGGATGACTATATGGACGGACATTTTAGCGGGTTTTGTGACATGATACCCAGTATCGACACCAATAACTATGTGGTCAGTTACGGTTTTGAGCCTTCAAACATGTACTATGCTTCATACAATCTCATCTTTGCAGGAAGTTTCGATCGGGCAACGAGCGATATTTCCGATTTTCAAAACGCTTTTGGATGGCATGGCGGAGGGAGTTTGGTCGCCTATGATATCAGTTTGAGCGATTCCAACAGTTCAGCTATCGCTTTGAGTGACGCCCGGTTACCAAACTTTGTTTATGAAAAGTATTTTTTGACTATAGGTGCACACGCCATTGCAAGAGGAGCCGATATAGATAAGAGTGCATCTTGCTTGGATGGGTTGCATATAGATGAGAATACACTGCTTCTTTTTTACGATTACTATCCGTGGCAAGGGCAGACCTTCTGTGCCGATCCAAACGGCACAGGACAGTCTGGGAAAGCTGCCGTATTGATGAGGTATGTACAGGGATTTTTTGCCGCGGAACAGGATTATACCGTACGCTTGAAACTCGATGTCAACAGAACCATACGAGGTTTGGGATCGGTTCATTTCAGTAAGCAAAAGGTTGTTTTTTGA
- a CDS encoding 16S rRNA (uracil(1498)-N(3))-methyltransferase, protein MQFVYHPKAGVQTLQIEGETYNYIFKVRRHRKGETIAIRNMEDGTLYWYEIVEVSRREAVLELRKSEKKEVEPKRFFHLIWCIVDPKTVEKTLPMLNEIGVSKITFVYCDRSQKNFKLKLEKLRKILINSSQQCGRSRLMELEILLSLDEVIKKYNDIVLVDFCEEKLSCTDNVERVLIGPEGGVTKEERALFEKVKGLDTPMVLRSETAAVATASKVMI, encoded by the coding sequence ATGCAGTTTGTCTACCATCCCAAAGCTGGAGTCCAGACTTTACAGATCGAAGGTGAGACATATAACTATATCTTCAAAGTCCGTCGTCACAGGAAGGGTGAGACGATCGCCATTCGAAACATGGAAGATGGTACTTTGTATTGGTATGAGATCGTAGAAGTGAGCCGAAGAGAAGCTGTTTTGGAGCTAAGAAAAAGTGAGAAAAAAGAAGTTGAGCCAAAGCGTTTTTTTCATCTCATCTGGTGTATCGTCGATCCAAAAACCGTCGAAAAGACGCTTCCAATGCTCAATGAGATAGGTGTCAGTAAAATCACTTTTGTCTATTGTGATAGAAGCCAAAAAAACTTCAAGTTAAAACTAGAAAAGCTACGAAAGATTTTGATCAATTCATCTCAACAGTGTGGGCGAAGCCGTTTGATGGAGCTGGAGATACTTTTAAGTCTTGATGAAGTTATAAAAAAATATAATGATATTGTGCTCGTCGATTTTTGTGAAGAAAAACTGAGTTGTACCGATAATGTAGAAAGAGTACTTATTGGACCAGAAGGTGGTGTGACAAAAGAAGAGAGAGCTCTGTTTGAGAAAGTGAAAGGATTGGATACGCCGATGGTTTTGAGAAGTGAAACGGCAGCAGTTGCCACAGCTTCGAAGGTGATGATATGA
- a CDS encoding molybdopterin molybdotransferase MoeA, with the protein MAISIAEALKIIDSLPMSTKQELLCIEEAVGRVCAEDIHASLNLPLFDNSAMDGFAVKMADAGKQVKLVGTILAGEDKSFTLHEGECIKIMTGAKIPEGTEAIVPMEDVTFEGDTIHLPKKIKLHNHIRRAGEDITEKEKLIQKGELLTAYKIGLLVSQGISHIRVNRPVQVATFATGHELKMAYETLQEGQIYNSNTPSLYARCQELGCTVSFLGKVEDSIEAIVQAVKNGLHADLIITSGGVSVGEADFTKEAFKQLGMEILFSKIDIKPGKPTTLGKIGDTYVLNLPGNPLAAIMNFEIFGHFLIKKLQGRIDAYHNPFSVPLAQEIKNKPGRDTVIPGRFDGEAFYPLEKRGPGMVRPASLMDGFIILDKEVEVLKKGSKVLMLPLFWHRGSDTMSDIITS; encoded by the coding sequence ATGGCTATCTCTATCGCTGAAGCTTTGAAGATTATCGATTCTTTGCCAATGAGTACGAAACAAGAACTGCTATGTATCGAAGAAGCTGTAGGACGAGTATGTGCAGAGGATATTCATGCATCACTCAATTTGCCCTTGTTTGATAACTCTGCCATGGATGGGTTTGCCGTGAAAATGGCGGATGCCGGCAAGCAGGTCAAGTTAGTAGGAACGATTTTAGCCGGTGAGGACAAATCATTTACCCTCCATGAAGGGGAATGTATCAAAATTATGACCGGAGCCAAGATCCCAGAAGGGACTGAAGCGATCGTTCCAATGGAAGATGTCACTTTCGAAGGCGACACGATCCATCTTCCTAAAAAGATCAAGCTCCACAACCATATAAGAAGAGCTGGTGAAGACATAACAGAAAAGGAAAAACTCATCCAAAAGGGTGAGCTCCTGACAGCGTATAAAATCGGTCTTCTTGTCAGCCAGGGAATATCGCATATCCGCGTAAACAGACCCGTACAAGTTGCCACGTTTGCTACTGGACATGAACTGAAAATGGCCTACGAAACCCTTCAGGAAGGTCAGATCTACAACTCCAACACACCCTCTTTGTATGCAAGGTGCCAAGAGCTTGGATGTACAGTAAGTTTTTTAGGAAAAGTGGAAGACTCCATCGAAGCAATCGTTCAGGCTGTCAAAAACGGACTGCATGCAGATCTCATCATCACAAGCGGCGGTGTGAGCGTTGGAGAAGCGGACTTCACCAAAGAGGCTTTCAAACAGCTTGGCATGGAGATACTTTTCAGCAAAATCGACATAAAACCAGGCAAGCCTACCACATTGGGAAAAATCGGAGACACCTATGTGCTCAATCTCCCTGGCAACCCTTTGGCGGCCATTATGAATTTCGAGATATTCGGCCACTTTTTGATCAAAAAGCTGCAGGGCAGGATCGATGCCTATCACAATCCTTTCAGTGTGCCTCTGGCACAAGAGATCAAAAACAAACCGGGACGTGATACGGTTATCCCAGGTAGATTTGACGGTGAAGCGTTCTATCCATTAGAAAAACGAGGACCCGGCATGGTACGCCCGGCAAGCTTGATGGATGGATTTATCATTCTCGATAAAGAAGTCGAAGTGCTCAAAAAAGGAAGCAAGGTTTTGATGCTTCCACTCTTTTGGCACAGAGGCTCTGACACAATGTCGGATATCATCACTTCATAG
- a CDS encoding type VII toxin-antitoxin system MntA family adenylyltransferase antitoxin, protein MKEKLKNYFCQKEIDFALLFGSFAKNKAHHLSDVDIGAYFLKEPDILDIGEMVLDLEEITGKRVDLVVLNDLYKKNPLLSFNIVQNHETLCVKDENKYVDFKANSYLWYFDHEPLFAMQKVAFEQRVKNGDLAKTYKIGRKYKNSL, encoded by the coding sequence ATGAAAGAGAAGCTCAAAAACTATTTTTGCCAAAAAGAGATCGATTTTGCCCTTCTTTTTGGTTCTTTTGCCAAAAATAAGGCGCACCATCTGAGTGATGTGGATATAGGTGCCTATTTTTTAAAAGAGCCTGATATTTTGGATATTGGTGAAATGGTGCTTGATTTGGAAGAGATAACCGGGAAAAGGGTGGATCTCGTTGTTTTGAATGATCTGTATAAAAAAAATCCGCTTTTAAGCTTCAATATTGTTCAAAATCATGAAACTCTTTGTGTAAAAGATGAAAACAAATACGTAGACTTCAAAGCAAATTCCTATCTTTGGTATTTCGATCATGAGCCACTTTTTGCGATGCAAAAAGTGGCGTTTGAACAAAGGGTAAAAAATGGAGATTTGGCAAAAACTTACAAGATTGGAAGAAAATATAAAAATTCTTTATGA
- a CDS encoding c-type cytochrome yields MKKGVVLSLIAASLMLVGCSGKKEEQKSEAVAHQTEQKAETKKAESVQQTQKSEPVKRDVASAVHQEQAPQTSASAQELFNKCASCHGPDGKRKALGKSGIIAGMSKDEVLKKLKEYEAGTLNKYGMGPLMKAQVAGLSDKELEALAEYIASMK; encoded by the coding sequence ATGAAAAAAGGGGTTGTCCTGTCACTGATAGCGGCTTCATTGATGTTGGTTGGATGCAGTGGAAAAAAAGAGGAACAAAAGAGTGAAGCTGTTGCTCATCAAACCGAGCAAAAAGCAGAAACAAAAAAGGCTGAATCAGTACAACAAACGCAAAAGAGTGAACCGGTCAAACGAGACGTGGCTTCAGCGGTACATCAGGAACAAGCGCCACAAACCAGCGCATCGGCTCAAGAGCTTTTCAACAAATGCGCTTCATGTCATGGTCCCGATGGAAAAAGAAAAGCTCTTGGAAAATCCGGCATCATTGCTGGTATGAGCAAAGATGAAGTACTGAAAAAGCTAAAAGAATACGAAGCAGGCACACTTAACAAATACGGCATGGGACCACTTATGAAGGCCCAAGTAGCAGGACTCAGCGATAAAGAGCTAGAAGCCCTTGCAGAGTATATCGCCTCTATGAAGTGA
- a CDS encoding ATP-binding protein — MSRFKKIAQKFEDRVDGIDFFETSAIAKIQNDLLKIVDEETKQILFLIGEPGSGKSVFLNRLPTLLQGYETIKFDTPFFEPVDFIKTLITRSGQKVHDFSLESMIQQATSIYKESNLFIAIDEAQLLSKPMIELIRILADSKAFWFLLAMHRHESEMILKEPQFTSRPHKVLEMGGLTLEELFDFIQRELQLAQEESVARDFKKKYVKRIHRLCKGNFRESKKLLNKLFLLMDEAQKKGRSAHTRPNGCLVTMAAIDGGLIRV, encoded by the coding sequence GTGTCACGCTTCAAAAAAATCGCACAAAAATTTGAAGATAGGGTAGATGGAATCGACTTTTTTGAAACCTCGGCCATAGCGAAAATTCAAAACGACCTTTTGAAAATCGTCGATGAAGAGACCAAGCAGATTCTCTTTTTGATCGGAGAGCCGGGAAGTGGCAAATCGGTCTTTTTAAATAGACTTCCAACACTTTTGCAAGGGTATGAAACCATCAAATTCGATACACCTTTTTTTGAACCTGTGGATTTTATCAAAACACTTATCACAAGAAGTGGCCAAAAGGTTCACGATTTTTCTTTGGAATCGATGATTCAGCAAGCGACATCTATCTATAAAGAGTCCAATCTCTTCATCGCTATCGATGAAGCACAGCTTCTGAGCAAGCCCATGATAGAGCTCATTAGAATTCTTGCCGACAGCAAGGCGTTTTGGTTTTTGCTTGCAATGCACAGGCATGAATCAGAAATGATTCTCAAAGAGCCACAGTTTACTTCCAGGCCCCACAAAGTGTTAGAAATGGGAGGTTTGACACTTGAAGAGTTGTTTGATTTCATACAACGAGAGCTTCAGCTTGCACAAGAAGAGAGTGTCGCCCGGGATTTTAAAAAAAAGTATGTCAAAAGAATCCATAGACTTTGTAAAGGCAACTTCAGAGAGAGTAAAAAGCTGCTCAATAAACTCTTTTTATTGATGGATGAGGCACAAAAAAAGGGGAGAAGTGCACATACAAGACCAAATGGCTGCCTCGTTACCATGGCTGCGATCGATGGAGGATTGATTCGTGTATAG
- a CDS encoding type VII toxin-antitoxin system HepT family RNase toxin produces MEIWQKLTRLEENIKILYEIKEELDILDIRKEWEIRYGLFESIQIVIDISCKVVSKFNLGQPKNYRECIETLITHKILDRVLGEKLVRMVGLRNILINEYCEINTDKLTGFLNNLDDFKKFIEAVKEI; encoded by the coding sequence ATGGAGATTTGGCAAAAACTTACAAGATTGGAAGAAAATATAAAAATTCTTTATGAAATAAAAGAAGAGCTCGATATTTTGGATATAAGAAAAGAGTGGGAAATACGCTATGGACTGTTTGAATCGATACAAATAGTTATCGATATCTCCTGCAAAGTTGTATCAAAGTTCAATTTGGGTCAGCCAAAAAATTATAGAGAATGTATTGAAACATTGATTACACATAAAATCTTAGATAGAGTTTTGGGTGAAAAGCTTGTTAGAATGGTGGGTCTTAGAAATATTTTGATTAATGAATATTGTGAAATCAACACTGATAAGCTCACGGGTTTTCTAAATAATTTGGATGATTTTAAAAAATTTATTGAAGCGGTGAAAGAGATCTGA
- the mshL gene encoding pilus (MSHA type) biogenesis protein MshL produces the protein MKKIWMMLLFSAFLFANNCDNRLFNLKAYGNSVTIQDVLRDLSLECDISILFQDKEAKKKIYKRLDFINVKNYTLSELLDLLLGQNNLFYTYEPNKNLIKIAYRQTKSFNIDYINLASMKTESRKSVTLGNVSGTGTTTGGYGTGYGSSSRYGAYGTSGSYGSFGATQGGQSSDYTSIITTSEFKFWDSLKQQLQTFLHDPHSDVFLNKDASIVTVTGTKEELDKVERFLQKLQDRMHKQVMIEAKIIEVQYNDDQTVGIDWSKFSLDVTGSRSAQQSRSGSTKLNNFGTPDYFIGYNFSMQGLLDFLKKYGKVKILSNPKVMTLNNQPAIINVGDQLSYRYENGVVITGGNAVANQTYSIGQTFVGISLYVIPEITENSDIIMKINPVTSALKNENIGYETNRTLPPDIRLKQVTSIVKVKDGQKILIGGLISKNYSKQFNKVPVLGDIPIIGYAFKSKNNSVKKSELFVLIIPKIVKEENFPTIDETKIFGDR, from the coding sequence ATGAAAAAAATATGGATGATGTTGCTTTTTAGTGCTTTTTTATTTGCAAATAATTGTGACAATAGACTTTTTAATCTCAAAGCCTATGGTAACAGCGTGACGATTCAAGATGTTTTGCGCGACTTGTCACTGGAGTGCGATATAAGTATTCTCTTTCAAGATAAAGAAGCAAAAAAGAAGATATATAAACGGCTCGATTTTATAAATGTTAAAAACTATACATTGAGTGAACTTTTGGATTTGCTACTTGGCCAAAACAACCTTTTTTATACCTATGAACCAAATAAAAACCTGATAAAAATAGCTTATCGTCAAACGAAAAGTTTTAATATCGACTATATCAATCTTGCTTCCATGAAAACGGAAAGCAGAAAATCGGTGACGCTTGGCAATGTTTCTGGAACAGGAACGACGACAGGAGGATATGGGACGGGATATGGCAGCTCAAGCAGATACGGTGCATATGGAACGAGTGGATCATATGGAAGTTTTGGGGCTACACAGGGAGGGCAGTCCTCCGATTATACCTCCATCATCACAACTTCAGAGTTCAAGTTTTGGGACAGTTTGAAGCAGCAGTTGCAGACATTTTTGCACGATCCTCACTCCGATGTCTTTTTGAATAAAGACGCATCTATCGTAACCGTGACAGGAACGAAAGAGGAGTTGGACAAAGTCGAGCGTTTTTTACAAAAATTGCAAGATCGGATGCATAAACAGGTGATGATAGAGGCAAAAATCATAGAGGTGCAATATAACGATGATCAAACTGTCGGTATCGACTGGAGCAAGTTTTCACTGGATGTGACGGGAAGCCGATCTGCTCAGCAGAGCCGCTCAGGTTCCACGAAATTGAACAATTTTGGCACACCGGACTATTTTATCGGGTATAACTTTTCCATGCAGGGCTTACTTGACTTTTTGAAAAAATATGGCAAAGTCAAAATTCTTTCCAATCCGAAAGTGATGACACTCAACAATCAGCCGGCTATCATCAATGTAGGAGATCAGCTCTCATATCGTTACGAGAACGGTGTCGTTATTACAGGTGGCAATGCGGTAGCAAACCAGACCTACTCTATCGGCCAGACTTTTGTTGGAATCTCGTTGTATGTGATACCGGAAATTACCGAAAATAGTGATATCATCATGAAAATCAATCCGGTAACAAGTGCATTGAAAAATGAGAATATAGGGTATGAAACAAATAGAACGTTGCCACCAGATATCAGGCTCAAACAGGTTACCTCTATCGTAAAAGTAAAAGATGGACAAAAGATTCTCATAGGGGGACTGATTAGCAAAAATTACTCGAAACAGTTCAATAAAGTGCCAGTATTGGGAGATATTCCGATTATCGGGTATGCATTTAAAAGCAAAAACAATAGTGTCAAAAAAAGCGAACTCTTTGTACTTATCATTCCAAAAATTGTGAAAGAGGAAAATTTTCCGACGATCGATGAAACAAAAATTTTTGGAGATCGGTAG